From a single Streptomyces liliifuscus genomic region:
- a CDS encoding flavin-dependent monooxygenase, whose protein sequence is MVDAGIVERVRELRPLIRRNALRAERERRVPDEVVAALTGTGIHRMNVPRRYGGYQTPLRTQVDAFAEIAVECGSTAWMTLSQAGVSYIAALFPDEAQDDFFTGPSGPDARIGGTLVPGATAVPYDGGYRVDGASAFATGCHHADWHLLTAAVTPADGSPPEGPPEMVWAAVPMAELEILDDWHVTGLAGTGSNTVVARDIPVPAHRVLPVGPMLAGQIPSKANADDPFYRMPVLLLFCAWAAPVALGLARAAMTEFGERIHRRGITYTFYERQNEATVTHLQAAEAQMRISSAELVAARLTDEIETKARDGSPYTLRERARIRAESGYLTRLCKEAVDLLASAAGASSLQQEVPMQRIARDMNALSVHSFVNPATNLEIYGRVLSGVDPGTPFL, encoded by the coding sequence ATGGTCGATGCCGGGATCGTCGAACGCGTAAGGGAACTGCGGCCGTTGATCCGGCGGAACGCGCTGCGGGCCGAGCGGGAACGGCGCGTGCCCGACGAGGTCGTCGCCGCGCTGACCGGCACCGGCATCCACCGGATGAACGTCCCTCGCCGTTACGGCGGTTACCAGACTCCGCTGCGCACACAGGTCGACGCCTTCGCGGAGATCGCCGTCGAGTGCGGCTCCACGGCGTGGATGACACTGAGTCAGGCGGGGGTCTCGTACATCGCGGCGCTCTTCCCCGACGAGGCGCAGGACGACTTCTTCACCGGCCCGAGCGGTCCCGACGCGAGGATCGGCGGCACGCTCGTCCCCGGCGCCACGGCGGTGCCGTACGACGGGGGGTATCGGGTGGACGGCGCCTCGGCCTTCGCGACCGGCTGTCATCACGCGGACTGGCATCTGCTGACGGCCGCGGTCACGCCCGCCGACGGTTCGCCGCCGGAAGGGCCGCCCGAGATGGTCTGGGCCGCGGTGCCGATGGCCGAGCTGGAGATCCTGGACGACTGGCATGTCACAGGTCTCGCCGGTACTGGGAGTAACACCGTCGTGGCCCGGGACATTCCCGTCCCCGCCCATCGCGTGCTTCCGGTCGGTCCGATGCTCGCCGGACAGATCCCGTCGAAGGCCAACGCGGACGACCCCTTCTACCGGATGCCCGTGCTGCTGCTGTTCTGCGCCTGGGCAGCGCCGGTGGCACTGGGCCTGGCCCGGGCGGCGATGACGGAGTTCGGCGAGCGCATCCACCGGCGCGGCATCACGTACACCTTCTACGAGCGGCAGAACGAGGCCACCGTCACGCATCTCCAGGCGGCCGAGGCGCAGATGAGGATCTCCAGCGCCGAGCTGGTGGCCGCCCGACTGACCGACGAGATCGAGACCAAGGCCCGCGACGGCTCCCCGTACACCCTGCGCGAGCGGGCCAGGATCCGGGCCGAGAGCGGCTATCTGACCCGCCTCTGCAAGGAGGCCGTCGATCTGCTCGCCTCCGCCGCCGGTGCCTCATCGCTCCAGCAGGAGGTGCCCATGCAGCGCATCGCCCGCGACATGAACGCACTGTCCGTGCACTCCTTCGTCAACCCGGCCACCAACCTGGAGATCTACGGCCGCGTCCTGTCGGGAGTGGACCCGGGCACCCCCTTCCTGTGA
- a CDS encoding YciI family protein yields MKYVMFICTPVGGEELSPEEIADDPRFTSYIDEVRTSGVVKGGARLRPATDATTVRVQGDEVLLSDGPFVESKEYVAGFDIIEVADLDEAIALASRHPAALGGGSVEVRPVWE; encoded by the coding sequence ATGAAGTACGTGATGTTCATCTGCACCCCCGTCGGCGGCGAGGAGCTCAGCCCCGAGGAGATCGCCGACGACCCCCGCTTCACCTCGTACATCGACGAGGTCCGCACCAGCGGCGTGGTGAAGGGCGGCGCACGGCTGCGGCCGGCCACCGACGCCACCACCGTGCGCGTCCAGGGCGACGAAGTCCTGCTCAGCGACGGGCCGTTCGTGGAGTCCAAGGAGTATGTCGCCGGTTTCGACATCATCGAGGTCGCCGACCTCGACGAGGCCATCGCGCTGGCGTCGCGGCATCCCGCCGCGCTCGGCGGCGGTTCTGTCGAGGTGCGGCCGGTCTGGGAGTGA
- a CDS encoding RNA polymerase sigma factor — MEATDGVEEAVAAAFREEWGQVVATLIRVTGDWDLAEECAQDAFAQALARWRRDGVPRRPGAWLTTTARNRALDVLRREAVGAAKLREAAVLARDGGPFDPHDPDFDNDSGVTDDRLRLLFTCCHPALPIEARVALTLRTLAGLTTPEIARAFLVPEATMAQRLVRAKRKIRNAGIPYRVPPAHLLPERTIGVLGVVYLLFNEGYAATSGADLLRRNLCAEAVRLARVLARLMPDEPEVLGLLALLLLHDARRNTRVDAAGDLVTLEDQDRTAWDRAEADEGAALLETALRRGRPGPYQIQAAIAACHVTATTAEETDWADIAALYGELARHVPSDVVRLNRAVAVGMSESPEAGLALVAELEKAGDLAGYHLLPATRADLLRRTGRMGEAAEAYEKALELVENDAERRFLEKRLAECRSA; from the coding sequence ATCGAAGCGACGGACGGCGTCGAGGAGGCCGTCGCCGCCGCCTTCCGCGAGGAATGGGGCCAGGTCGTTGCCACCCTGATCAGGGTGACCGGCGACTGGGACCTCGCCGAGGAGTGTGCGCAGGACGCCTTCGCCCAGGCACTCGCCCGGTGGCGGCGCGACGGAGTACCGCGCCGCCCCGGCGCCTGGCTGACCACGACCGCGCGCAACCGCGCCCTGGACGTGCTGCGCCGGGAGGCGGTCGGGGCGGCGAAACTGCGGGAGGCGGCTGTGCTGGCACGGGACGGGGGACCCTTCGACCCGCACGACCCGGACTTCGACAACGACAGCGGGGTGACGGACGACCGGCTGCGGCTGCTCTTCACCTGCTGCCATCCCGCGCTGCCCATCGAGGCCCGGGTCGCCCTGACCCTGCGCACCCTCGCGGGGCTCACCACGCCCGAGATCGCCCGCGCCTTCCTCGTCCCCGAGGCGACGATGGCGCAACGCCTCGTGCGCGCCAAGCGGAAGATCCGCAACGCCGGCATCCCGTACCGCGTACCGCCCGCGCATCTGCTGCCCGAGCGGACGATCGGCGTGCTGGGCGTGGTGTACCTCCTGTTCAACGAGGGGTACGCGGCCACGTCCGGCGCCGATCTCCTGCGGAGGAACCTCTGCGCGGAGGCCGTCCGGCTCGCCCGGGTGCTGGCCCGGCTCATGCCCGACGAGCCCGAGGTCCTCGGACTTCTCGCGCTCCTCCTGCTGCACGACGCCCGGCGGAACACCCGTGTGGACGCGGCCGGTGACCTGGTCACCCTGGAGGACCAGGACCGTACGGCCTGGGACCGGGCGGAGGCCGACGAGGGCGCCGCCCTCCTGGAGACGGCACTGCGCCGGGGGCGGCCGGGGCCGTACCAGATCCAGGCCGCCATCGCGGCCTGCCATGTCACTGCGACCACCGCCGAGGAGACGGACTGGGCCGACATCGCCGCGCTGTACGGGGAGTTGGCGCGCCACGTGCCGTCCGACGTCGTCCGGCTGAACCGCGCGGTGGCCGTCGGCATGTCGGAGAGCCCCGAGGCCGGTCTGGCCCTGGTGGCGGAGCTGGAGAAGGCGGGCGACCTGGCCGGCTACCACCTGCTGCCCGCCACCCGGGCGGACCTCCTGCGGCGCACGGGACGCATGGGCGAGGCGGCCGAGGCGTACGAGAAGGCGCTGGAGCTGGTGGAGAACGACGCCGAGCGGCGTTTCCTCGAAAAGCGGCTCGCGGAGTGCCGATCGGCGTAG
- a CDS encoding glycosyltransferase 87 family protein: MRLTGTDRGRLLLVLALATAVAVFTATVPLLRDWFDLRVYHGAVDAWIHHGGSVYDYRVPGTEYGFTYPPFAAVSMLPMALLALHAAIAVGLVLNLAATAFVLHVLAGERLRRHGWFGLAVTVCLLALLEPVRDTFSFGQVNLVLLALVLGDAWLLSTGRARWAGVGIGLAAAIKLTPAIFIVLLLLAGRRRAAGTAVGVAAAATALAAWVMPDASRFYWTEAVWDTTRIGRLDYVSNQSLQGVLARLADPAEPSRAAWALAALVVLGVWVWRARRALAADDVLGAFALTGLAACLLSPITWVHHLVWLLPSLAILFGEGLRRRRLLWIAGGLYVLLCSSVVWLWFDDASGIDGFVGSNTYVWITLGLLLGLPVGQARLNRPPWKRRTSDTAPAPSPAAPARVPASASQSAEASSPVVTAGTAAGPAVDTRRGGSSEPTGSTRPAAPKPQSSSERASSYTVNPPPA; encoded by the coding sequence ATGAGGCTGACCGGTACGGATCGCGGGCGGCTGCTCCTCGTGCTCGCCCTGGCAACCGCGGTGGCCGTCTTCACCGCGACCGTGCCGCTCCTTCGGGACTGGTTCGACCTGCGGGTCTACCACGGGGCCGTCGACGCCTGGATCCACCACGGCGGCAGCGTCTACGACTACCGGGTGCCGGGGACGGAGTACGGCTTCACGTATCCGCCGTTCGCCGCGGTCAGCATGCTGCCGATGGCGCTGCTCGCCCTGCACGCCGCGATCGCCGTGGGCCTGGTGCTCAACCTCGCCGCGACGGCCTTCGTCCTGCACGTCCTGGCGGGGGAGAGGCTGCGCCGGCACGGCTGGTTCGGCCTCGCCGTCACGGTCTGTCTGCTCGCCCTTCTCGAACCGGTCCGCGACACCTTCAGCTTCGGCCAGGTCAACCTCGTGCTGTTGGCTCTCGTCCTCGGCGACGCCTGGCTGCTGTCGACGGGCCGTGCGCGCTGGGCCGGCGTCGGGATCGGGCTCGCCGCCGCGATCAAGCTGACGCCCGCGATCTTCATCGTCCTGCTGCTCCTCGCCGGACGTCGGCGGGCCGCCGGAACCGCGGTGGGCGTCGCCGCGGCAGCCACCGCGCTCGCGGCCTGGGTCATGCCCGACGCCTCCCGCTTCTACTGGACCGAGGCGGTCTGGGACACCACCCGCATCGGCCGTCTCGACTACGTCTCCAACCAGTCGCTGCAAGGCGTACTGGCCCGGCTCGCCGACCCCGCCGAACCGAGCCGCGCCGCCTGGGCGTTGGCGGCGCTGGTCGTGCTCGGCGTGTGGGTGTGGCGCGCGCGCCGGGCGCTGGCGGCGGACGACGTCCTCGGCGCCTTCGCCCTCACCGGGCTCGCCGCCTGTCTCCTCAGCCCGATCACCTGGGTGCATCACCTCGTCTGGCTGCTGCCGTCGCTCGCGATCCTGTTCGGGGAGGGGCTCCGGCGCAGACGGCTGCTGTGGATCGCCGGGGGCCTGTACGTCCTGCTGTGCAGCAGTGTGGTGTGGCTGTGGTTCGACGACGCGTCCGGCATCGACGGCTTCGTCGGCAGCAACACCTATGTGTGGATCACCCTCGGCCTGCTCCTCGGGCTGCCCGTCGGTCAGGCACGGCTGAACCGCCCGCCGTGGAAACGCAGGACCAGTGACACGGCGCCCGCGCCCAGTCCCGCGGCGCCCGCGAGGGTCCCCGCCTCCGCCAGCCAGTCGGCCGAGGCGTCCTCGCCCGTCGTGACCGCGGGCACTGCCGCCGGGCCCGCCGTGGACACGCGGCGCGGCGGCAGCAGCGAGCCCACCGGTTCGACACGCCCGGCGGCCCCGAAGCCCCAGTCGAGCAGCGAGCGCGCCTCCTCGTACACGGTGAATCCGCCGCCCGCCTGA
- the mptB gene encoding polyprenol phosphomannose-dependent alpha 1,6 mannosyltransferase MptB, whose amino-acid sequence MLAKGFSVDLRRCQLLGLTGSVVLALGGETAGALPVRELPALASGRAALGLVGVYFGVVLLIAAWGLLGRVIRGPEPPSPRALLVVLAVWATPLLLAPPLFSRDVYSYLAQGAMVDAHIDVYTHGPAILGGPLADEVAPVWQRTATPYGPVFLAVSSALSGLTRGEVPAGLFGMRVVALLGVALMAAALPRLARHSGADPAAALWLGALNPLVLLHLVAGAHNDAIMLGLLGAGLVAALGRWPVLGAVLVTLAALVKVPALLGLAAVVALQVRAGRSMGRAIATTAAAAAATTVAATAAAGTGYGWIGALKTPVSPENLSPTSVLGRATGALLQGLGSDLARFALPAWHALGLAATAVAVLVIWLRRPRLSPVYALGLSLATVAVLGPAIRPWYALWGLFLIAAAAPSTSVRHRVAAVSGALALAVLPSGGPPDAEQLALAVSGGMLALVVLWQAHQTTTAPVLGRTA is encoded by the coding sequence GTGTTGGCCAAGGGTTTCTCCGTCGATCTGCGTCGCTGTCAACTGCTCGGGCTCACGGGCTCGGTCGTCCTCGCGCTGGGAGGCGAGACGGCCGGGGCACTGCCCGTAAGGGAGTTGCCGGCCCTCGCGTCGGGACGGGCGGCGCTCGGGCTGGTCGGCGTGTACTTCGGAGTGGTGCTGCTCATAGCGGCCTGGGGTCTGCTGGGGCGCGTGATCCGAGGGCCCGAGCCACCGAGTCCGCGAGCGCTGCTGGTCGTACTCGCCGTGTGGGCCACGCCGTTGCTCCTCGCGCCGCCGCTGTTCAGCCGTGACGTCTACAGCTATCTCGCACAGGGCGCGATGGTCGACGCGCACATCGACGTCTACACGCACGGCCCGGCCATACTCGGCGGACCACTCGCGGACGAGGTCGCACCCGTGTGGCAGCGGACCGCGACACCGTACGGACCGGTCTTCCTCGCGGTGTCCTCCGCGCTGTCCGGGCTGACCCGCGGCGAGGTGCCCGCCGGCCTGTTCGGCATGCGGGTCGTCGCGCTGCTCGGCGTGGCGCTGATGGCGGCCGCGCTGCCGAGGCTGGCCAGGCACAGCGGCGCGGATCCGGCCGCCGCGCTGTGGCTCGGCGCGCTCAACCCGCTCGTGCTGCTGCACCTCGTCGCCGGAGCGCACAACGACGCCATCATGCTCGGCCTGCTGGGCGCGGGACTGGTGGCGGCGCTCGGCCGGTGGCCCGTCCTGGGCGCGGTGCTCGTCACGCTCGCGGCCCTCGTCAAGGTCCCCGCCCTGCTCGGCCTCGCGGCCGTCGTGGCCCTCCAGGTGCGGGCCGGCCGCAGCATGGGGAGAGCCATCGCCACGACGGCGGCCGCCGCAGCGGCCACCACCGTCGCGGCAACGGCCGCCGCCGGTACGGGATACGGGTGGATAGGCGCCCTCAAGACGCCCGTGTCGCCGGAGAACCTGTCGCCCACGAGCGTTCTCGGCCGTGCCACCGGTGCCCTTCTCCAAGGCCTGGGCAGCGATCTCGCGCGCTTCGCACTGCCCGCCTGGCACGCCCTCGGACTCGCGGCCACAGCGGTCGCCGTACTCGTCATATGGCTGCGCCGCCCCCGCCTCAGCCCGGTCTACGCGCTGGGCCTCAGCCTGGCGACGGTGGCCGTGCTCGGCCCGGCCATCCGCCCCTGGTACGCGCTGTGGGGGCTGTTCCTCATCGCCGCGGCCGCGCCCAGCACATCCGTACGCCACCGCGTCGCCGCCGTGAGCGGAGCCCTCGCGCTCGCGGTCCTGCCGAGCGGCGGTCCGCCCGATGCCGAGCAGCTGGCCCTGGCGGTGTCCGGCGGGATGCTCGCGCTGGTCGTGCTCTGGCAGGCCCACCAGACGACGACCGCTCCCGTCCTGGGGCGGACCGCATGA
- the rho gene encoding transcription termination factor Rho, with product MTTTLERPPTPVTQEQATGVLDITSNGQGHLRAQSLLPGPSDLQVSAALIHRHGLRKGDLVEGVRGKQRALTEVQRVNGLPAAQLRGRPHFHDLTPLHPCERLHLEHPAGGATTRLIDLVAPIGKGQRGLIVAPPKTGKTVLLQQLAAAVAGNHPEAHLMVVLLDERPEEVTDMRRSVRGEVLASTFDQAPKQHIALAELAVERAKRLVEAGQDVVILLDSLTRLCRAHNNAAATSGRTLSGGVDAAALHGPKRFFGAARLTEEAGSLTIIATALVETGSRADDYYFEELKSTGNMELRLDRNLASRRIFPAVDITPSGTRREELLVPAAELGAVRGLRRALLSRGDPQAGLETLLDKLRRTPDNATFLRQVQPTVPTGQ from the coding sequence ATGACCACCACACTCGAACGCCCGCCCACTCCCGTCACCCAGGAGCAGGCCACCGGCGTACTCGACATCACCTCGAACGGGCAGGGCCACCTGCGGGCCCAGAGCCTGCTTCCCGGGCCCTCCGACCTTCAGGTCTCCGCCGCGCTGATCCACCGACACGGACTGCGCAAGGGCGACCTCGTCGAAGGCGTACGCGGCAAGCAGCGAGCCCTCACCGAGGTCCAGCGGGTCAACGGCCTGCCGGCAGCGCAACTGCGTGGCCGCCCGCACTTCCATGACCTGACCCCGCTGCACCCGTGTGAGCGGCTGCACCTCGAACACCCGGCGGGCGGTGCGACCACCCGTCTCATCGACCTGGTCGCGCCGATCGGCAAGGGCCAGCGCGGCCTGATCGTCGCCCCGCCCAAGACCGGCAAGACCGTGCTGCTCCAGCAGCTGGCCGCCGCCGTCGCCGGCAACCACCCCGAGGCCCACCTGATGGTGGTACTCCTCGACGAGCGGCCCGAGGAGGTCACCGACATGCGCCGTTCCGTACGGGGTGAGGTGCTCGCCTCCACCTTCGACCAGGCTCCCAAGCAGCACATCGCGCTCGCCGAGCTGGCCGTGGAGCGCGCCAAGCGGCTGGTCGAGGCCGGCCAGGACGTCGTGATCCTGCTCGACTCGCTCACCCGGCTGTGCCGGGCGCACAACAACGCGGCCGCCACCAGTGGCCGCACCCTCAGCGGCGGTGTCGACGCGGCCGCGCTGCACGGGCCCAAGCGGTTCTTCGGGGCCGCGCGCCTCACCGAGGAGGCCGGCTCGCTCACCATCATCGCCACCGCCCTCGTGGAGACCGGCTCCCGCGCAGACGACTACTACTTCGAGGAGCTCAAGAGCACCGGCAACATGGAGCTCCGCCTGGACCGCAATCTCGCGTCCCGACGGATCTTCCCCGCCGTCGACATCACCCCGTCCGGCACCCGCCGCGAGGAACTCCTCGTCCCGGCCGCCGAGTTGGGGGCCGTACGAGGTCTGCGGCGCGCCCTGCTCTCCCGCGGGGACCCGCAGGCCGGGCTTGAGACGCTCCTGGACAAGCTGCGCCGGACCCCGGACAACGCGACGTTCCTGCGGCAGGTCCAGCCGACCGTGCCCACGGGCCAGTAG
- a CDS encoding cytochrome P450 family protein, whose translation MHTPGIPTPLVPPHRMDPAGGCPHADNARLLARGAVASVVLPGGVEGMAVLGHEALKEFLAHPEVAKDAGHFTALREGRIAKGWPLTTFATVRGMTTADGDDHRRLRALVSKAFTARRVEQLRPRIEELTDGLLDDLHRAAEESGGVADLREHFALPLPMGVIGELLGVDAEYRDRLHHLSNQVVATDIRPEKALAANKELVAVLGAVVAVRTERPGDDLTTALITARDEGGDRLTHEELIGTLVLMIIAGHETTLNLITNAVRALCGHREQLERVTRGEAGWADVVEETLRWDAPVSYFPFRYPVRDLTVDGTVIPRGTLVLSGYSAAGRDPAAHGPDADRFDVTRPARPGTTRHLSLGHGTHYCLGAPLARLESTIALERLFARFPGLDVALPEADLARHSSFVGNSVRALPVRVSPRV comes from the coding sequence ATGCACACCCCTGGAATACCCACTCCTCTCGTCCCACCGCACCGGATGGACCCGGCCGGCGGCTGCCCGCACGCCGACAACGCGCGCCTCCTCGCACGTGGCGCCGTCGCCTCGGTCGTCCTGCCCGGCGGAGTGGAAGGCATGGCGGTCCTCGGGCACGAGGCGCTGAAGGAGTTCCTCGCCCACCCCGAAGTCGCCAAGGACGCAGGCCACTTCACCGCGCTGCGGGAGGGGCGGATAGCCAAGGGATGGCCCCTCACGACCTTCGCGACCGTACGAGGGATGACGACCGCGGACGGCGACGACCACCGACGGCTGCGCGCATTGGTCAGCAAGGCGTTCACCGCCCGACGGGTCGAGCAACTGCGGCCCAGGATCGAGGAGTTGACGGACGGACTGCTCGACGACCTGCATCGCGCGGCCGAAGAGAGCGGAGGAGTGGCCGACCTGCGCGAGCACTTCGCGCTGCCGCTGCCGATGGGCGTCATCGGGGAACTGCTCGGGGTCGACGCCGAGTACCGTGACCGGCTGCACCACCTCTCCAACCAGGTCGTCGCCACCGACATCCGGCCCGAGAAGGCCCTCGCCGCGAACAAGGAGCTGGTGGCCGTGCTGGGCGCGGTGGTCGCGGTCCGCACCGAGCGGCCGGGCGACGACCTCACCACCGCGCTGATCACCGCCCGCGACGAGGGCGGCGACCGGCTCACCCACGAGGAACTCATCGGCACCCTGGTACTGATGATCATCGCCGGGCACGAGACCACACTGAACCTCATCACCAACGCCGTACGCGCCCTCTGCGGCCACCGGGAACAGCTGGAGCGGGTCACGCGGGGCGAGGCCGGCTGGGCGGACGTCGTCGAGGAGACCCTGCGCTGGGACGCGCCCGTCAGCTACTTCCCCTTCCGCTACCCCGTGCGGGACCTGACGGTCGACGGGACCGTGATACCCCGGGGTACGCTCGTCCTGTCCGGCTACTCGGCGGCCGGGCGCGATCCGGCCGCCCACGGGCCCGACGCCGACCGCTTCGACGTCACCAGGCCCGCCAGGCCCGGCACCACGCGGCATCTGTCCCTCGGTCACGGCACCCACTACTGCCTCGGCGCCCCGCTGGCCCGGCTGGAGTCCACCATCGCCCTGGAGCGGCTGTTCGCCCGATTCCCCGGCCTCGACGTGGCTCTGCCCGAGGCGGACCTCGCCCGCCACTCCAGCTTCGTGGGCAACAGCGTCCGGGCACTTCCCGTACGCGTGTCACCGCGGGTGTGA
- the aspA gene encoding aspartate ammonia-lyase — translation MTVRSEHDLLGDRDVPAEAYWGVHSLRAKENFPITGMPISAYPHLIEALAAVKEAAARANEDLGLLEPRKAAAIVAACREIRDGKLHDQFVVDVIQGGAGTSTNMNANEVVANRALELLGHAKGEYEFLHPNEDVNLGQSTNDVYPTAVKVATVFAVRELLKAMSVLQDAFAAKALEFRDVLKMGRTQLQDAVPMTLGQEFSAYAVMLDEDRSRLAEAVELIHEINLGATAIGTGLNAPAGYAEAARRHLADITGLPLVTAANLVEATQDCGAFVQMSGVLKRIAVKLSKSCNDLRLLSSGPRAGLNEINLPPVQAGSSIMPGKVNPVIPEVVNQVAFEVIGNDVTITMAAEAGQLQLNAFEPIILHSLSESLTHLRAACMTLAERCVAGITANTEALRVTVENSIGLVTALNPHIGYTAATDIAKEALATGRGVAELVLEKGLLPPDRLAALLRPEVLAGSQTG, via the coding sequence ATGACCGTCCGCAGTGAGCACGACCTGCTCGGCGACCGTGACGTCCCGGCCGAGGCGTACTGGGGGGTCCACTCCCTGCGTGCCAAGGAGAACTTCCCCATCACGGGGATGCCGATCTCCGCGTACCCGCACCTGATCGAGGCGCTCGCAGCGGTCAAGGAGGCCGCCGCCCGCGCCAACGAGGACCTCGGGCTGCTGGAGCCCCGGAAGGCGGCCGCGATCGTGGCGGCCTGCCGGGAGATCCGGGACGGGAAACTGCACGACCAGTTCGTCGTGGACGTCATCCAGGGAGGGGCCGGCACCTCGACCAACATGAACGCCAACGAGGTGGTCGCCAACCGGGCGTTGGAGCTTCTCGGTCACGCCAAGGGCGAGTACGAGTTCCTGCACCCGAACGAGGACGTCAACCTCGGGCAGTCGACCAACGACGTCTACCCGACGGCCGTCAAGGTCGCCACGGTGTTCGCGGTACGCGAGCTGCTCAAGGCGATGTCCGTGCTGCAGGACGCCTTCGCGGCCAAGGCGTTGGAGTTCCGCGACGTCCTCAAGATGGGGCGTACGCAGTTGCAGGACGCCGTGCCGATGACGCTAGGGCAGGAGTTCTCGGCGTACGCGGTGATGCTGGACGAGGACCGCAGCCGGCTCGCCGAGGCCGTCGAGCTGATCCACGAGATCAACCTGGGTGCGACGGCGATCGGCACCGGGCTCAACGCGCCCGCCGGGTACGCCGAGGCGGCGCGCCGGCACCTCGCCGACATCACCGGCCTTCCCCTGGTGACGGCGGCGAACCTGGTCGAGGCGACCCAGGACTGCGGGGCGTTCGTCCAGATGTCCGGAGTGCTGAAGCGGATCGCCGTAAAACTCTCCAAGAGCTGCAACGACCTGCGGCTGCTGTCGTCCGGGCCGCGAGCCGGGTTGAACGAGATCAACCTGCCGCCCGTGCAGGCCGGTTCGAGCATCATGCCCGGCAAGGTGAATCCGGTGATTCCCGAGGTCGTCAACCAGGTCGCCTTCGAGGTGATCGGCAACGACGTGACGATCACCATGGCGGCGGAGGCCGGGCAGCTCCAGCTGAACGCGTTCGAGCCGATCATTCTCCACTCGCTGTCCGAGAGCCTGACGCATCTGCGGGCGGCCTGCATGACGCTGGCCGAGCGGTGCGTCGCCGGAATCACGGCGAACACCGAGGCGCTGCGGGTGACCGTGGAGAACTCGATCGGCCTGGTCACCGCGCTGAACCCCCACATCGGCTATACGGCCGCGACGGACATCGCGAAGGAGGCCCTCGCGACCGGGCGCGGCGTCGCCGAACTGGTCCTGGAAAAGGGCCTGCTCCCACCGGACCGCCTGGCGGCGCTGCTTCGCCCCGAGGTCCTGGCGGGCTCCCAGACAGGCTGA
- a CDS encoding glutaminase, with protein sequence MVIMSSPLTFQPVLQRIAEEIAAAPDRGRPADYIPALAACDPHSFGMAVAELDGTVYGVGDWRQPFSTQSITKVFTLALDLAREGDELWEHVGREPSGNPFNSLVQLEYENGIPRNPFINAGALVVTDRLHTRTGDAARTLLDFLRAESGNDQLAINKDVAASEATRGDRNAALGHFMASYGNIENQVPVLLDQYFHQCSIEASCADLALATGFLARHGIRSDGTRLLTQSQSKQVNAIMLTCGTYDAAGDFAYRVGLPGKSGVGGGIIAVVPGRCTLCVWSPGLDERGNSVAGVTALDRFTTLTGVSVF encoded by the coding sequence ATGGTGATCATGAGCTCGCCCCTGACCTTCCAACCGGTCCTGCAGCGAATCGCCGAAGAGATCGCGGCCGCCCCCGACCGCGGCCGCCCCGCCGACTACATCCCGGCGCTCGCGGCATGCGACCCGCACAGCTTCGGCATGGCGGTCGCAGAACTGGACGGCACGGTGTACGGCGTCGGCGACTGGCGCCAGCCCTTCTCGACGCAGTCCATCACCAAGGTCTTCACCCTCGCCCTCGACCTGGCCCGCGAGGGCGACGAACTCTGGGAACACGTAGGCCGCGAACCCTCCGGCAACCCCTTCAACTCCCTCGTACAGCTGGAGTACGAGAACGGCATCCCCCGCAACCCGTTCATCAACGCCGGCGCCCTCGTCGTCACCGACCGCCTCCACACCCGAACCGGCGACGCGGCGCGCACACTCCTCGACTTCCTGCGCGCGGAGAGCGGCAACGACCAGCTCGCCATCAACAAGGACGTCGCCGCCTCCGAGGCCACCCGAGGCGACCGCAACGCCGCACTGGGCCACTTCATGGCGTCGTACGGGAACATCGAGAACCAGGTCCCCGTCCTCCTGGACCAGTATTTCCACCAGTGCTCCATCGAGGCCTCCTGCGCGGACCTCGCCCTCGCCACCGGCTTCCTCGCCCGCCACGGCATCCGCTCCGACGGCACCCGCCTGCTGACCCAGAGCCAGTCCAAACAGGTCAACGCGATCATGCTCACCTGCGGCACGTACGACGCGGCGGGCGACTTCGCCTACCGCGTGGGCCTGCCCGGCAAGAGCGGCGTCGGCGGCGGCATCATCGCCGTCGTCCCCGGCCGCTGCACGCTCTGCGTCTGGAGCCCCGGCCTGGACGAGCGGGGCAACTCGGTGGCGGGAGTAACAGCCCTGGACCGCTTCACGACCCTCACGGGCGTGTCCGTGTTCTAG